Within the Anoplopoma fimbria isolate UVic2021 breed Golden Eagle Sablefish chromosome 21, Afim_UVic_2022, whole genome shotgun sequence genome, the region GGCACCGTCTACTATCTGGGCTTCTACAGCTCCGTCCTCTTTCTAACCCTTTTGACCTTCGACCGACACCTTGCAGTTGTGTACTCCTTGGGCGCGTTGCAGTTGAGGAGTCGAAGCTATGCTGCAGTCTCCTGCGCTGTGGTTTGGCTGGTCAGCAGCCTGGCATGCATCAGGCCGATGATGATCCACACCACTTTCACATATATCGACAACTTAACGTATTGTCAGGAGTATCCTGGTGAATTACTTTTATTGATATGAATCTGCTGAATAAGTTTGGATTTTACATCGAGTTGATCCTTTTCTTGATCTTTCCTCTTGTTGTTATCAGCTACTGCTATGTTAGGATTGCCATCACTGTCATGTCATCCAAGATAATTACCAAGTTCAAGACAGTCAggttaatatttttcattgtcCTGCTATTTTTTCTGTGCTGGACCCCATTCAATATTGTAAAGCTGATTCATGATGAAGCCATTACCTGtgagaaaaagctgaaaatggGTTATGCTCTTGAAGTCACTCGTGTCATGgcctacttttacttttgctccAGTCCCATCTTCTACACGTTTGTTGGGAGAAAGTTCCAGAACCATTTCAGACAGTTGCTGGTGAAACATTTCCCGTGGTTGAAGAACAAGGTTTCTGTCAGTCAACAGAGCAGAACCAATATGTCTACAAAAAGTACACGTAATGAGCTCTAAGAATGGGAAGCCCTTTGTTTCTCAGGACTGCCATGTGTCCAACAAACCAATGGTTAAAAACATTCTGGTACATATCAATATCTAGGACTAGGCCACTTTCATTATGTTGCTAATTTCAGGGTTCTTAAGCTCATGTCACCTCTTTATTTGACATCaggatacaaaaataaatgataaatgtagACTACAGAGGTAAGTTAAGCTGAGATATCACAAAAGATGGTTCCATACAGAAAAACACGCCACACCCGCTTGGTATATTCAAATCTTTTTGCCTTTTGAAGACTTAGGGAATtttaataatatgtttatttcccTGAATTGTTCGAGCATGATGTGCTCCAGTGATTTACAAGCATCAATCTCTGGGCTTTTCTATTGCAGTAGTTCATTTACAAGTTGTTTATGTTGACTTTCTGCCCTCTGAAGGTCAGAGGTTGATTAGTGGAGCTCCTTATTCAAACTAACCTTTATTCAACCTGTAACAGCAACATTTGGGATCTTGCCAGTATGGGTCAGCGGTCAGCCACACAACGGTTAGGATAATGTcttacaaaaagtattttttaaatgtttaccttCAAATGTTCAGCAACACGAGTGATCAGTACGCCTGTGACTAAGTTACTTCTTGTATTGGCACTGAATGTGCTAAACATGAATGTAGTGCTGGCCACTAACCTGCACACCTGTATCAAAAGTAAAGGTGCATCTATAGTTCTGCAATAgcttcagttcagttcagttcagttcagttcaattcaattcaattcaattcaattcaattcaattcaattcaattcaattcaattcaattcaattcaattcaattcaattcaattcaattcaattcaattcaattcaattcaattcaattcaattcaattcaattcaattcaattcaattcaattcaattcaattcaattcaattcaattcaatttgtatagcccagaatcacaaatttgcctcagagggctttacaatctgtacacatgcgacatcctctgtccttgtaCCCCTACATCggaacaggaaaaactcccctcaAAAAACCTTgaacagggaggaaaaaaaaggaagaaacttatggtagagcgacagaggagggttCCTTCTAATGCACGCCTCCTCAGAAATGTTACAATACATTGGGGCTACGGCGGCTACAAAGATACCACGTTGAGAACTGAAAATGGTAAGCTTGAGCcaattgtgttttctctttcaaGTTTCTAGTGCCAATAGAGATTATCAGTTAGGAAAGTAAAGTAATGGGAATATTCATATACAATGTTCTTATCCAGAACAATGAATCAAGTGTGCACACTTGTTCGGTCATTTTCCACATAGCCGTGAACCTGTAAATAACTGTTTGTGCTTTGTTCTGATTTTGTCCAcgttttgtattcatttgtatttgtacattatttgtaacgttttttttctcttaggTTTGTTTATAATCAATCATGTCTGTCAAACTGCTTGTGCATGATGTAAAAAGACAGCTGATTATGATGTAATGTGATGATTCTTGTCCATTCAAGATTTTGCCTATACAAAGCAAAtatgacatgaaaaagaaagctGTATCAAAAAAGGAGTCAAACTATACATAGTTGGTTGGTTTTCCTTTGAGTTGCTGCTTTCATTTGCCTGCGTAAATCTAAGCTGTTTGATTAAATCGAACCTTTGAAACAGCTGACtacatatttcagttttttgcaTCACTTTAACTTGATTCTTGATACATATTTTAGACAGCACTGGGTATAAgtgcatgtttttaatgttcatATTAAGATGAGGTTTCAATATCGATCTGGACTGTTTACCCCCATATAACTGAGTATTAGGCTTGAGTCATTGacatattgtttaatttattttcaacaaacaaCCTGCTAACAATGTTTTCAGACGTTTAAAGGCTCAGTTCACCCATATCAAAAAAGATGATTTCTGTTGTATTTGCCCAACATTTGAGATATCTGTCTCTGATATTTGGGCCTCTACCTCATGTAAACATGTCATGTATTAGTTTGTAGTACTAAATTTAATACTACTCTAAACCAGCAAAACTACTGACATTCTCATCAGCCTCAactgcactttgtgtttggtaCTAATCGGCTGAATCCTATTTACTGGCTGCAGAACAAACCAAAACTATTACCAATTGAACTTGCAAAAACATCTGTAGAAAATACAATCTgcagcttaaataaatgtacttttattaaGCATAGCTCTGCAGCTAGTAAGCTCTAAATTGCCCAGAATAtgtacattttctgtattttgatCTATTCCTTGTTCTAAGATTAGAGAGCGTATTTAGGCTGGATGTGAAAATAATACCAAGACCAAACAAAACTTAGTTCATCATTCACCCCCAATGGTTGCAAACACAATCATTTAATATTGATTTTGCAGGTGTTCTGTTTTAGAGCTCTGGCACATCAGAAGACCCCCTGCTTCAGAGTCTAATTTTTCCTTCTCTGGCACTGCTACATTTCACCCTGTACCAGGCTCTGTGATAAATTGTAACCCAGGCTTACATTTCTGCCATTATTtctactgagaaaaaaatatcaagcTGTCAGAAATCTAGGGGCCTCAGAAGACACGCAATGCTCTCTAGTATGACATGTTAAAGCCAGGATAAAGTTAGAAGACtctgacatttttgaaaagaagATTATCTGATGAAACATGTTTACAAACGGAAGAACAGAGGAAGTGAAGTCTTGTGCAACAGGAATTCAGAAGAACCTGGGGGAGACGAGTAATATAGTTAAGTGTTAAAGAGCAcagtttcacacaaacagacccaTGTTTCAGTATTGTATAATCCAATAAATTGAGTTAGTTATTGCAGTTCGGCAAGGCATTGTGTAAGGTTGTTGGCACCATCTACTATCTGGGCTTCTACAGCTCCGTCCTCTTTCTAAGAGTCTCCTGCGCTGTGGTTTGGCTGGTCAGCGGCCTTATTCAGCGGAGTTATTGAAAATAGCAGCTTGGCTTCTGAGTGTGAGCTGCATGTAAACAACAAGCTACCAGCTCACTGTTCCTGCAGCTTCTTACTGCCTGATAGGGAGGTGACGGCTATGattaatgatataaaacacacatacacacacattcatccagcagctgcagtgtaAGTGTGCAGTGTTCACACAATAAAATGAGGAGGGACAACATCTTGTAAAAACAAGAGCAAAAGCATTTTAAGGAAAACTGGTCTAAggtattacaagtaaaagtacagagaAATGGTCCCTGGGAGTGTTGtactattatttattaaaccAAAAGATTATATTACTTATGCATTGATATTTAGGTCACATCTAATGATATTGATTGAGTAGTTTTAACTATTTTATCTAGGACTGCACcttctgattattttcattatgggTTAATCGGCTGATTGTTTACTCATTATCAAGAGCGCGATGGCATCCTCAAATGTATGGTTTGATATAACCAACAGTCTAAATCCCAAAACTTTTGAGTTTACTTTCACAGGTAAAAGCATCAAGTAtgaaaaaagtgtaaataaataaattatatatatatataatttatttatttacactttatatatatatatatatatatatatatatatatatgtacttcAAATTTTCAGAAAATTGACCACAGTTAGCATGACCCATGCCACACGGCCACATTTTCACACCAGGTTGAAATAAACCAGAACAGTTTTTTAAGTAAATACTTAATACTTTAAGTAGATACTAGTCTTTCACCATCGCTCATGCAAACATGTCCATTTTGTAGATTACCATACAGACAACGGTTAGATGTTTGTTTCTAGCTGCTAGGCTTAAGAGTAGCCTTAGAGTGCAGAGGGAAAGCGATTCTCATAGTTACCAATCTTAACACCAATGGTGTCCTTTATTCTATAGCCATTATATTATGCATTCAGAATTTTCTTCATAATTATAAGTTTGACCAAAAAACATGTCTATAGCCAATTTTAAGGGGACCTCCAGCAATTTTACACATAAAAGTGTGTCACATACAATGCAGTCAACATCAAAGTGATGTTACTTGAGTCACTGTCTGTTGGGGTTCAAGACTAcaagttaaaaaatgaaaacaaatcttaaggtgtggagttagaaagaagtggGCTCACCAGACTATAGGCCAAAGGCTCCAGGGTACATTAGCTGCTGCTAGCATAGGACATCCCAATCTCCAACCAAGCTGTTGGCAGataagttgcattatgggaaatgaaGGCTCCGGGTTCTGTCAAGGGAGAAGAATGTTAAGTATAAAGGCCGTATAGGAGTGCAAATGCttaataggaaaaaaaatccccttttcatttttgtttattcactgttaatcattgtttattattataaacaatattattaatttaaaaaatctattaatatgcactttgcaaaaatgtgtgcCGTTTCTCttgagaatgaaaaaaagatcaaatttgcaaaataaattgtCTAATCTCTCAAAGTTGGAGTCTTCTTATGTAACTTTGATGCAATCTTTGAGGAAGATTGCACAGaaggtagaaaaacaacagagacaaaCCAAATAAATATGGCCACTGTGTCTGCAAAGAAGTGTCACAAGCTCTCGACCCTCTATCAAGTACAAGGCACACTAATCTAACATGAGGCAGTCCCGCTGACCAGCACAGGAGCTACACTACTGCATCACTGCCACCTAGTCAGCTAGCGGGCAATTCCCGGGCCTTACTTCCCTCCAGCTGGTCCAGTGATGCGCAGaatcagaggatcagcagtTCCATCCCCAGATGGCATTGCTGAcactaaaaataattatattgaaATAGTGAATATTTTGCTGGTGGTCTTATTTACTTTATGTttgtcatatagaggcatctaTATTACATTATGACTGTTTCATAAAAATGGGGTGACATGTGggatttatttatctaatttcCAGCTTCCGTCTGATTACTGCTGTCTGAGGAAGAGCTTGACACGTGCTTACTTGGTCCATATATCAACaacttattttgacatttgctctgtgagtgtgtcttgAACATCAAGGTGTGTGCGTAAGTGTAAGTGTTGCATTAaccaacaacaataacacacaggACATAATTGCACTTTCTTTGTGCGACTGTATTCTCCTGGTactatataaaatgtattgtgtcATGCCTACCTGCAACCCTTCAGACACAAAAAGaggatgaaagaaaagaagaaagaaaatttTATTATTTGCCAAAAATGTTGTAGAACTTTGCTCTCTAAGGAGATGGGCAGAATAAAGAGATCGCTCTGGCTTCACCTTCatattatgtttaatttttactttttaatagaAGTGTCAAGAAGCTCTCAGAGTTCCTCCACTTTGGGGAATGAGAATTAATTGGAGGATTAGAGGTACATGCACCCTCTACCCTGTCTTGACTTACAACATGGCTTTAGGGTCTGCAGTACTTCTTctcctgactgtgtgtgtgtgtgtgtgtgtgtgtgtgtgtgtgtgtgtgtgtgtgtgtgtgtgtgtgtgtgtgtgtgtgtgtgtgtgtgactgagtcAACTATAGAAAGGAAAGCTCTCTAATCTTCAATCTCAGAATTTGTGAGATTGATTAGGTATTACTTAACTGTATTCACGTTACTGTTATATTTCTGTTTCAGTTGTGCATTGtagttctttgtttttgcatATTCTAG harbors:
- the LOC129110662 gene encoding LOW QUALITY PROTEIN: C-C chemokine receptor type 3-like (The sequence of the model RefSeq protein was modified relative to this genomic sequence to represent the inferred CDS: deleted 2 bases in 1 codon) — its product is MEVSTYDYEYSSETYSTAPPCTLDSVNNLGAQLSILFYFMFLFSFLGNGLVIFIIHRFEKLTTVTNILLLNLVVSSMIFMSSLPFTGVYLQLSHWIFGKALCKVVGTVYYLGFYSSVLFLTLLTFDRHLAVVYSLGALQLRSRSYAAVSCAVVWLVSSLACIRPMMIHTTFTYIDNLTYCQEYPGETFIDMNLLNKFGFYIELILFLIFPLVVISYCYVRIAITVMSSKIITKFKTVRLIFFIVLLFFLCWTPFNIVKLIHDEAITCEKKLKMGYALEVTRVMAYFYFCSSPIFYTFVGRKFQNHFRQLLVKHFPWLKNKVSVSQQSRTNMSTKSTRNEL